The Cellulophaga sp. L1A9 genome window below encodes:
- a CDS encoding quinol:cytochrome C oxidoreductase — protein sequence MYTISNRLKIASIVLMVLGAIGIGIGFVSSPGTVEEAKAMVASHDDGHGGGHEVAAEHHEDVNEHGATTEAHGETHDASHDEHLLHQLQNRPWAALYVAAFFFFMISLGVLAFYAIQRAAQAGWSPILFRVMEGITSYLVPGGIIVFVILALSVAHMNHLFVWMDAEVVAHDELLQGKAGFLNGPFFLIRAAIFLGGWIFYREYSRKLSLAQDEATDNTNFVKNFRLSAAFLVFYLVTESMMSWDWIMSVDPHWFSTLFGWYIFASMFVSGITVIALVTIYLKSKGYLQEVNNSHIHDLAKFMFGISIFWTYLWFSQFMLIWYSNIPEEVTYYITRIADFKLPFFGMVAMNFLFPLLILMNSDFKRVNWFVVMAGIVILAGHYLDIFNAIMPSTVGDQWYIGIPEIGAVLFFAGLFTFWVFRALSKVPLQPTRNPFIEESKHFHY from the coding sequence ATGTACACTATTTCAAATAGATTAAAAATTGCTTCAATTGTATTAATGGTTCTTGGTGCTATAGGCATAGGAATTGGTTTTGTTTCAAGTCCAGGAACAGTTGAAGAAGCTAAGGCTATGGTAGCGAGTCATGATGATGGTCACGGTGGTGGACATGAAGTGGCAGCGGAACATCATGAAGATGTAAATGAGCATGGTGCTACTACTGAAGCGCACGGTGAAACTCATGATGCTTCACATGATGAGCATTTGTTACATCAATTACAAAATAGACCTTGGGCTGCACTTTATGTAGCTGCTTTCTTTTTCTTTATGATTTCACTAGGTGTTTTAGCCTTTTATGCCATACAAAGAGCGGCACAAGCAGGTTGGTCTCCAATACTTTTTAGAGTAATGGAAGGGATTACTTCGTACTTGGTACCGGGAGGTATTATTGTATTTGTAATCTTGGCGTTGTCTGTAGCTCATATGAATCATTTATTCGTATGGATGGATGCTGAAGTTGTTGCTCATGATGAATTATTACAAGGTAAAGCTGGATTCTTAAATGGTCCTTTTTTCCTAATTAGAGCAGCAATATTTTTAGGAGGTTGGATTTTCTATCGTGAATATTCACGTAAACTTTCCTTAGCCCAGGATGAAGCTACTGATAATACGAATTTTGTAAAGAACTTTAGATTATCTGCAGCGTTCTTAGTATTTTATCTTGTTACTGAGTCTATGATGTCTTGGGATTGGATTATGAGTGTAGATCCACACTGGTTCTCTACTTTGTTTGGATGGTATATCTTTGCAAGTATGTTTGTATCTGGTATTACAGTAATCGCATTGGTTACTATTTACCTAAAATCAAAAGGATATTTACAAGAAGTGAACAATAGTCATATTCATGATTTAGCAAAATTCATGTTTGGGATTAGTATTTTCTGGACGTACCTATGGTTCTCACAATTTATGTTAATCTGGTATTCAAATATTCCAGAGGAAGTTACTTATTATATTACTAGGATTGCAGACTTTAAATTGCCTTTCTTTGGTATGGTAGCTATGAATTTCTTGTTTCCACTGTTGATATTAATGAATAGTGATTTTAAACGAGTAAATTGGTTTGTAGTGATGGCGGGTATCGTAATTTTAGCCGGTCATTATTTAGATATATTCAATGCAATAATGCCTTCTACAGTGGGTGATCAATGGTATATTGGTATTCCAGAAATTGGAGCAGTATTGTTTTTTGCTGGATTATTTACCTTTTGGGTATTCAGAGCACTGTCAAAAGTGCCTTTACAACCCACACGTAATCCATTTATTGAAGAGAGTAAGCATTTTCATTACTAG
- a CDS encoding TAT-variant-translocated molybdopterin oxidoreductase, producing MASNKKYWKSEAELNPNDSIVETLRHNEFVQDIPVDEFLGDKDNLASSSTNRRDFLKYVGFSTAAATLAACEGPVVKSIPYIVQPESIIPGVANHYATTIANGFDFASVLVRTREGRPISIHNNADAAVNGSANARVNASVLNLYDSTRLQGPVANGEAISWGDLDAAVKSKLNALKNSGKQIALLTQTYASPSTSKLVGEFKEAYGNVNHVTYDAISQEAALNAFHAKYGERALADYDFSKAEVIVSFGADILGDWQGGGYDSGYSKGRVPQKGKMSKHIQFESNMSLAGANADNRIALKPSQQKIALAKLYAKLNNSSVGGEVSASVEKALDLAVAQINKSRSKAVVVTGLDDENAQAVVLAINELLGSVAFDATAPRYIRQGNVTAVNALISEMKAGRVGALIMDGVNPVYSLPNSADFSEGLKNVDLSLSFAITNNETTANVNYVAAAPHYLESWGDVQMKKGHYGLVQPAIKELFDTRQFQSSLLTWMGSDETYYDYIKNTWTSSLLGSGDWNQALHDGFYVANSSPIEEFVEGVIAPVIETEAPVDEAPQVEAVPLASALRSLASADGSGMEMTLYSKTGMGDGQMANNPWLQEFPDPITRVSWDNYVTVSKADAEKLGFVNENVANGGLDGSYAKITVDGVSVDNVPVIIQPGQALGSIGLSFGYGKKEGLKEEMQTGVNAYALYQNFTNTQSVSIEKSAGNHEFACVQLHKTLMGRGDIIKETTLEIFNTKDAADWNIQPVVSLDHQEVAATSVDLWDSFDRSIGHHFNLSIDLNACTGCGSCVIACHAENNVPVVGKNEVRLSRDMHWLRIDRYYSSEDTFEGDNVKKDEFDGLTGEKGSLGGFGELEDPSSNPQVAFQPVMCQHCNHAPCETVCPVAATSHGRQGQNHMAYNRCVGTRYCANNCPYKVRRFNWFLYNNNDEFDYHMNNDLGKMVINPDVTVRSRGVMEKCSMCMQKTQKTILDAKRDGRVVKDGEFQTACSSACSSGAMVFGDVNDKESKIAELKESNRMYHLLEHVGTKPNVFYHVKVRNTEEV from the coding sequence ATGGCATCAAACAAAAAATATTGGAAAAGCGAAGCGGAGTTAAATCCTAACGATTCCATTGTTGAGACGCTAAGACATAATGAGTTTGTTCAGGATATTCCTGTTGATGAGTTTTTGGGAGATAAAGATAATTTAGCTTCTTCGTCAACAAATAGAAGGGATTTCTTGAAATATGTTGGTTTTAGTACCGCTGCTGCTACTTTAGCAGCTTGTGAAGGACCAGTTGTTAAGTCTATTCCTTATATAGTGCAACCGGAAAGTATTATTCCTGGTGTAGCTAATCATTATGCGACGACTATTGCCAATGGTTTTGATTTTGCTAGTGTTTTAGTAAGAACTAGAGAGGGTCGTCCTATTTCAATACATAATAATGCAGATGCGGCGGTTAACGGAAGTGCTAACGCACGAGTTAATGCTTCTGTGTTAAATTTGTATGACAGCACGCGCTTGCAAGGTCCTGTTGCTAATGGTGAAGCTATTAGTTGGGGAGATTTGGATGCTGCTGTGAAAAGTAAACTTAATGCTTTAAAGAATTCAGGAAAGCAAATTGCTTTATTGACTCAAACATATGCGAGTCCATCTACTTCAAAACTAGTTGGGGAATTTAAAGAGGCTTATGGAAATGTAAATCATGTTACTTATGATGCAATTTCTCAAGAGGCAGCTTTAAATGCTTTTCATGCAAAGTATGGTGAAAGAGCCTTAGCTGATTATGATTTTTCTAAAGCAGAGGTAATTGTTTCTTTCGGTGCGGATATCTTAGGAGATTGGCAGGGTGGTGGCTACGATAGTGGCTATTCAAAAGGAAGAGTTCCTCAAAAAGGAAAAATGTCTAAGCACATTCAGTTTGAGTCAAATATGTCTCTTGCGGGTGCAAATGCAGATAATAGAATAGCGTTAAAGCCTAGTCAGCAAAAAATTGCTTTGGCTAAATTATATGCTAAGCTTAATAATTCATCAGTTGGTGGAGAAGTTAGTGCTAGTGTTGAAAAAGCTTTGGATTTAGCGGTAGCTCAAATAAATAAATCAAGATCTAAAGCAGTTGTTGTAACTGGTTTAGATGATGAGAATGCTCAGGCAGTAGTTTTGGCTATAAATGAACTGTTAGGTAGTGTTGCGTTTGATGCAACTGCTCCTAGGTACATTCGTCAAGGTAACGTTACGGCTGTAAATGCTTTGATTTCGGAAATGAAAGCAGGTAGAGTAGGTGCTCTTATCATGGATGGTGTGAATCCTGTGTATTCATTGCCAAATTCAGCTGACTTTTCAGAAGGACTTAAGAATGTAGATTTGTCATTGAGTTTCGCTATTACAAATAATGAAACTACAGCAAATGTAAATTATGTTGCTGCAGCGCCTCATTATTTAGAGTCTTGGGGTGATGTTCAAATGAAAAAAGGACATTATGGTTTAGTACAGCCTGCAATAAAAGAATTATTTGATACGCGTCAATTTCAGTCTTCGTTGTTGACGTGGATGGGAAGTGATGAAACGTATTATGACTATATTAAAAATACATGGACTTCTTCGCTTTTAGGTTCTGGTGATTGGAATCAAGCATTGCATGATGGATTTTATGTAGCTAATTCTTCTCCTATTGAAGAATTTGTGGAAGGTGTTATTGCTCCAGTTATTGAGACTGAAGCGCCTGTTGATGAAGCTCCTCAAGTAGAGGCTGTTCCTTTGGCATCTGCGTTAAGAAGTTTAGCTTCTGCGGATGGTTCTGGTATGGAGATGACTTTGTATTCTAAAACGGGTATGGGTGATGGTCAGATGGCGAACAATCCATGGTTGCAAGAATTTCCGGATCCAATTACACGTGTGTCTTGGGATAACTATGTAACCGTTTCTAAAGCTGATGCTGAAAAACTAGGGTTTGTAAATGAAAATGTTGCAAACGGTGGTTTAGATGGTAGTTATGCTAAGATTACTGTTGATGGTGTTTCTGTTGATAATGTGCCAGTAATCATTCAACCGGGTCAAGCACTTGGTTCTATTGGTTTGTCTTTTGGATACGGGAAGAAAGAAGGTTTAAAAGAAGAGATGCAAACGGGTGTTAATGCCTATGCGTTGTATCAGAATTTTACCAATACCCAATCTGTTAGTATTGAAAAATCAGCTGGAAATCACGAGTTTGCTTGTGTGCAGTTGCATAAAACGCTGATGGGTAGAGGAGATATTATTAAAGAAACTACTTTAGAGATATTTAATACTAAAGATGCTGCTGATTGGAATATTCAACCAGTTGTTTCTTTAGATCACCAAGAAGTTGCTGCTACATCTGTAGATTTATGGGACAGTTTTGATCGTTCAATCGGGCATCACTTTAACTTATCTATTGATTTAAATGCTTGTACAGGTTGTGGTTCATGTGTAATTGCATGTCATGCTGAAAATAACGTGCCTGTAGTAGGTAAAAATGAAGTTCGTTTGTCTAGAGATATGCACTGGTTGCGTATTGATAGGTATTACTCTTCGGAAGATACTTTTGAAGGTGATAATGTTAAGAAAGATGAATTTGATGGTTTAACGGGTGAAAAAGGTTCTTTAGGAGGCTTTGGAGAGTTAGAAGATCCTTCTTCTAATCCTCAAGTTGCTTTCCAGCCTGTAATGTGTCAACACTGTAATCATGCTCCTTGTGAGACTGTTTGTCCTGTTGCCGCAACATCACATGGCCGTCAAGGTCAGAATCATATGGCTTACAACCGTTGTGTAGGTACAAGATATTGTGCTAACAACTGTCCTTATAAAGTACGTAGATTTAACTGGTTCTTATATAATAATAACGACGAGTTTGATTATCATATGAATAACGATTTAGGTAAAATGGTTATTAATCCTGATGTTACTGTACGTTCTAGAGGTGTTATGGAGAAATGTTCTATGTGTATGCAAAAAACACAGAAAACTATTCTTGATGCCAAAAGAGATGGTAGAGTGGTTAAGGATGGAGAGTTTCAAACAGCTTGTTCTTCTGCATGTAGCAGTGGTGCAATGGTTTTTGGAGATGTTAATGATAAGGAAAGTAAGATTGCTGAGTTGAAAGAAAGCAATCGTATGTATCACTTGTTAGAGCATGTTGGAACTAAGCCTAATGTTTTCTATCACGTTAAGGTTAGGAATACTGAAGAAGTATAA
- a CDS encoding c-type cytochrome, with translation MKKVTYRNQFSKVLGVSLLIGLLFSTSLFSQEETVSAGDAAKGKSLFNQNCAACHALNKKMTGPALANVEERLSEEGLGKDWIYAWIKNSSGVIASGDAYANKLYNEYNKAAMTAFPTLSNADIDNILAYTAAPPPAPVVQPAATATSGGASQSGGLSNEIVLGALVLVFGLLVMMLFLVNKTLRRIAEANGVILEKDNAKKGTPIWKAFAKNQFLVLVSVLVLLLGGAYFVYGYLMQVGVDQGYAPVQPIHYSHKVHAGDNKIECKYCHSSARVSKHSGIPSLNVCMNCHKSISEYTGNAEGPSQEDLANGYTNEFYTGEIKKLYKAVGWDEENQSYTGESKPVEWVRIHNLPDFAYFNHSQHVSVAGIECQTCHGPVEEMEIMQQYAPLTMGWCINCHRETNVKVEGNEYYDKIHAELSKKYGVESLTAAQMGGLECGKCHY, from the coding sequence ATGAAAAAGGTTACGTACCGCAATCAATTTTCTAAAGTTTTAGGTGTCAGTTTGTTAATTGGACTTTTGTTTTCTACAAGTCTTTTTTCGCAGGAAGAAACTGTGTCTGCTGGTGATGCTGCAAAGGGTAAATCTTTATTTAATCAAAACTGTGCTGCATGTCATGCCTTGAATAAGAAGATGACAGGACCAGCGTTGGCAAATGTTGAAGAGCGTTTGTCTGAAGAAGGTTTGGGTAAAGATTGGATTTATGCTTGGATAAAAAATAGCTCTGGTGTTATTGCTTCTGGCGATGCTTATGCGAATAAGCTTTACAATGAGTATAACAAGGCTGCTATGACAGCTTTCCCTACATTGTCTAATGCTGATATCGATAATATTTTAGCGTATACTGCTGCTCCGCCTCCTGCACCTGTTGTTCAACCAGCTGCTACAGCTACTTCTGGTGGTGCTTCTCAGTCTGGTGGGTTATCTAATGAGATTGTACTTGGTGCGCTTGTTCTAGTTTTTGGCTTGTTGGTGATGATGTTGTTCTTGGTGAATAAGACATTGAGAAGAATAGCGGAAGCTAATGGGGTGATTCTTGAAAAGGATAATGCGAAAAAAGGAACACCTATTTGGAAGGCTTTTGCTAAAAATCAATTTTTAGTACTTGTTTCTGTGTTGGTGTTGTTACTTGGTGGTGCTTACTTTGTGTATGGTTATTTGATGCAGGTAGGTGTTGATCAAGGATATGCTCCGGTTCAGCCTATCCATTATTCTCATAAGGTACATGCTGGTGATAATAAAATAGAATGTAAATATTGTCATTCATCTGCTAGAGTTTCTAAGCATTCTGGGATACCTTCCTTGAATGTATGTATGAATTGTCATAAATCAATTTCAGAGTATACAGGAAATGCTGAAGGGCCTTCTCAAGAAGATCTTGCTAATGGGTATACCAATGAGTTCTATACGGGTGAAATTAAAAAATTATATAAAGCTGTAGGTTGGGATGAAGAAAATCAAAGCTATACAGGTGAGAGTAAACCAGTAGAGTGGGTAAGAATTCATAATCTGCCTGATTTTGCTTACTTTAATCACTCTCAGCATGTTTCTGTTGCGGGTATTGAGTGTCAAACATGTCACGGGCCGGTAGAAGAAATGGAAATTATGCAACAGTATGCTCCATTAACAATGGGTTGGTGTATTAATTGTCACAGAGAAACGAATGTGAAAGTAGAAGGGAATGAGTATTATGATAAAATTCATGCTGAACTTTCGAAAAAATATGGTGTAGAGTCACTTACGGCTGCTCAAATGGGTGGTTTGGAATGTGGTAAATGTCACTATTAA
- the nrfD gene encoding NrfD/PsrC family molybdoenzyme membrane anchor subunit yields MASHYEAPIRKPLVLGDKSYHDISVDISAPVEGRANKQWWIVFSIALVAFLWGIGCILYTVSTGIGTWGLNKTVGWAWDITNFVWWVGIGHAGTLISAVLLLFRQKWRMAINRSAEAMTIFSVVQAGLFPIIHMGRPWLAYWVLPIPNQFGSLWVNFNSPLLWDVFAISTYLSVSLVFWWTGLLPDFAMIRDRAVKPFQIKIYSLLSFGWTGRAKDWQRFEEVSLVLAGLATPLVLSVHTIVSFDFATSVIPGWHTTIFPPYFVAGAIFSGFAMVNTLLIIMRKVCNMEDYITLQHIELMNIVIMLTGSIVGCAYITELFMAWYSGVEYEQYAFLNRATGPYAWAYWSMMTCNVFSPQFMWSKKLRTSILFSFFISIVVNIGMWFERFVIIVTSLHRDYLPSSWTMFSPTFVDIGIFIGTIGFFFVLFLLYARTFPVIAQAEVKSIMKASGEKYKLLRDAGKPLYEIKQTIQIKKSIVEDKSLPIDAEKEQVSSLLSSLGVFDATKETPDDLKEVKGIGPQMEKTLNQIGIFKFSQVSRMTEKEYDLLDSITGSFPGRAQRDDWAGQAKILNNNK; encoded by the coding sequence ATGGCGTCGCATTACGAAGCACCTATTAGAAAACCACTTGTACTTGGAGATAAAAGCTACCATGACATTTCAGTGGACATTTCAGCTCCTGTCGAAGGTAGAGCCAACAAACAGTGGTGGATTGTATTTTCTATTGCATTAGTAGCCTTCCTTTGGGGTATTGGTTGTATTCTTTACACCGTATCTACTGGTATCGGTACATGGGGATTAAACAAAACAGTCGGATGGGCTTGGGATATTACCAACTTCGTTTGGTGGGTTGGTATCGGTCATGCAGGAACATTAATTTCTGCAGTACTTTTACTATTCCGTCAAAAATGGAGGATGGCAATTAACCGATCTGCTGAAGCAATGACTATCTTTTCGGTAGTTCAAGCAGGATTGTTTCCAATTATTCACATGGGTCGTCCATGGTTGGCGTATTGGGTGTTACCAATACCTAATCAATTCGGATCCTTGTGGGTAAACTTTAACTCACCTTTGCTTTGGGATGTATTTGCTATTTCAACATATCTATCTGTTTCCTTAGTGTTTTGGTGGACAGGTTTATTGCCAGATTTTGCAATGATTAGAGATAGAGCTGTTAAGCCTTTTCAAATTAAGATTTATAGCTTATTAAGTTTTGGTTGGACGGGTCGTGCTAAAGATTGGCAACGTTTTGAAGAAGTTTCATTGGTATTAGCTGGTTTAGCAACACCATTGGTACTTTCTGTACACACGATTGTATCTTTTGATTTTGCTACTTCTGTGATTCCAGGATGGCATACGACAATTTTCCCACCTTATTTCGTAGCTGGGGCAATTTTCTCAGGATTCGCAATGGTGAATACACTTCTTATTATTATGAGAAAAGTGTGTAATATGGAAGATTATATTACATTACAACATATTGAATTAATGAACATTGTTATTATGTTAACGGGTTCTATTGTTGGGTGTGCATATATTACGGAGTTATTTATGGCTTGGTATTCTGGGGTAGAATATGAGCAATATGCTTTCTTGAATAGAGCAACTGGTCCTTACGCTTGGGCGTATTGGTCAATGATGACATGTAATGTGTTTTCACCACAATTTATGTGGTCTAAAAAATTACGTACTAGTATTTTGTTCTCTTTCTTTATCTCGATAGTGGTAAACATAGGAATGTGGTTTGAACGTTTTGTTATTATTGTAACATCGTTACACCGTGATTACTTACCATCTTCTTGGACCATGTTCTCTCCTACGTTTGTAGATATAGGTATCTTTATTGGTACCATTGGTTTCTTCTTTGTATTATTCTTATTATATGCAAGAACATTCCCAGTAATCGCGCAAGCAGAAGTTAAGTCTATTATGAAGGCTTCAGGTGAGAAGTATAAATTACTTCGAGATGCAGGTAAACCGCTTTATGAAATTAAGCAGACCATTCAAATAAAGAAGTCGATTGTTGAAGATAAGTCTTTACCAATTGACGCTGAAAAAGAACAGGTTTCCTCATTGTTGAGTTCTTTAGGTGTCTTTGATGCTACAAAGGAAACTCCGGATGATTTGAAAGAAGTAAAAGGCATTGGTCCTCAAATGGAGAAAACATTAAACCAGATTGGTATATTTAAGTTTTCTCAAGTGAGTAGAATGACCGAAAAAGAATATGACTTGTTAGATTCAATCACAGGTTCTTTCCCTGGAAGAGCGCAAAGAGATGATTGGGCAGGTCAAGCTAAGATTTTAAATAACAATAAGTAG
- a CDS encoding DUF3341 domain-containing protein: protein MASKVIHALYTDDDVLMHAVKKVKEAKHHIEEIYCPFPVHGLDKAMGLAPTRIAITAFIYGCIGLAVATVMMNYIMIEDWPQDIGGKPSFSYLENMPAFVPIMFELTVFFAAHLMVITFYMRSRLWPFKEAENPDKRTTDDHFLMEIEIHDNEDELRQLLAESGAVEINILEK, encoded by the coding sequence ATGGCATCTAAAGTTATACATGCGCTTTATACAGATGATGACGTGCTAATGCACGCTGTAAAGAAAGTAAAAGAAGCTAAGCATCATATTGAAGAGATTTATTGTCCTTTTCCTGTTCATGGACTAGACAAAGCAATGGGTCTTGCACCAACTAGAATAGCTATTACAGCTTTTATTTATGGTTGTATTGGTCTTGCAGTAGCAACTGTGATGATGAATTATATCATGATTGAAGACTGGCCACAGGATATTGGTGGTAAGCCAAGTTTTAGTTATTTAGAAAACATGCCGGCTTTTGTTCCGATTATGTTTGAGCTTACAGTATTTTTTGCAGCCCATTTAATGGTGATTACTTTTTATATGAGAAGTAGGTTGTGGCCATTTAAAGAAGCTGAGAACCCTGATAAAAGAACAACAGACGATCATTTTTTAATGGAAATAGAAATCCATGATAATGAAGACGAATTAAGACAATTGTTAGCTGAATCAGGAGCAGTTGAAATTAATATTTTAGAAAAGTAG
- a CDS encoding cytochrome c, whose protein sequence is MKSFIKIIAIGLVLVSFASCSNKDSRNYQYMPNMYKSIGYETYQKVEFLPNSSEAGQPVDHTIPRGKMPYMYANGLDGKELARLQASPLDSLKRDDNIAAGSELFGIYCAICHGSKGDGKGTLVDREKILGVPSYSDVGRNITVGSTYHTIYYGLNSMGSYANQLNENERWLVAEYVMKLKEDLTK, encoded by the coding sequence ATGAAGAGTTTTATAAAAATTATAGCAATCGGTTTGGTTTTGGTTTCTTTTGCTTCTTGTTCCAACAAGGACAGTAGAAATTATCAATACATGCCTAACATGTACAAGTCTATTGGGTATGAAACCTACCAAAAAGTAGAGTTCTTACCAAATAGTTCTGAGGCAGGACAACCTGTTGACCATACTATTCCACGTGGAAAGATGCCTTATATGTATGCAAACGGTCTTGATGGAAAAGAATTAGCGAGACTTCAAGCAAGCCCTCTAGATTCTTTAAAGCGTGATGATAATATTGCAGCTGGTTCTGAGTTGTTTGGTATTTATTGTGCTATTTGCCATGGCTCTAAAGGAGATGGTAAAGGTACTTTAGTAGATCGTGAAAAGATATTAGGGGTACCTAGTTATTCAGATGTTGGTAGAAATATTACGGTGGGTAGTACGTACCATACTATTTATTACGGATTAAACTCAATGGGTTCATACGCAAATCAACTCAACGAAAATGAGCGTTGGTTGGTAGCTGAATACGTGATGAAATTAAAAGAAGATTTAACAAAATAA